From one Paenibacillus sp. FSL K6-1330 genomic stretch:
- a CDS encoding ABC transporter ATP-binding protein, whose translation MHKIQENGLEPEPVLKVDIQQAGYEPGRPRIRDISFQVVPGELLGLIGPNGAGKSTTIKTVLGLLKDSKADVFIAGHPPRYAYVPEQPVFYEELTLWEHLDLAAAAFGMDDEHFEAQADQLLRQFGMESVRNELPGGFSKGMKQKMMLMIGFLSKPDVYIVDEPFIGLDPRATRDFLNLLLEERRRGAGVLMSTHVLDTAEKICDRFVLISGGRIASEGTLDQIRQAADLPGASLFDCFDALT comes from the coding sequence GAACCAGGTCGCCCGCGCATACGGGATATATCGTTTCAAGTGGTACCCGGCGAACTGCTGGGGTTGATCGGACCGAATGGAGCCGGAAAAAGCACGACCATTAAAACGGTGCTGGGGCTGCTTAAAGATAGTAAGGCCGACGTCTTTATTGCAGGCCATCCTCCCCGATATGCTTACGTTCCCGAGCAGCCGGTGTTTTACGAGGAATTGACGCTATGGGAGCATCTGGATTTGGCAGCTGCCGCATTTGGAATGGATGATGAACATTTCGAAGCACAGGCTGATCAGCTTCTCCGTCAGTTTGGAATGGAGTCGGTGCGCAATGAACTGCCAGGAGGCTTCTCCAAAGGAATGAAGCAGAAGATGATGCTGATGATCGGCTTTCTCTCCAAGCCAGACGTCTATATTGTAGATGAACCGTTTATCGGATTGGATCCCCGGGCCACCCGAGATTTTTTGAATCTGCTGCTTGAGGAGAGACGCCGGGGAGCCGGTGTATTGATGTCTACCCATGTGCTGGATACCGCAGAGAAAATTTGCGATCGCTTTGTGCTCATATCCGGCGGCCGGATTGCTTCGGAGGGCACGTTGGATCAAATCCGCCAGGCCGCTGATCTTCCCGGCGCATCGTTGTTTGATTGCTTCGATGCGCTGACATGA
- a CDS encoding ABC transporter permease, which produces MDRSYHFSHPGALFWRRVTAHWKNQRDNLATVVDWIVMLYIIVPGLLLGGGLYRELWTSPLPGWAQFFPLQAVVGILLFMFSGRVLLFLEEADVLFLRQQGGWMKGLMIRGMVYSHTVSAIKGLVVTVLVLPILVREHGITGIVLVTLLMITVVCAWCANLLTAMIRSSYKGWRKHVLTYIVRWLSFGLLALLVTFWLESYVVLWAASLILLLVLFLLSRKRLAMQGTFIADAREDAKTRIQLTEKLLIQAVGKPPSVRSKTWFMRKSGRLFKGTAEKRLADAGLKAILRHSESLLLYIQITLVGILAVWLPPTIIKIIVYLALVLMMSYWLNTRWALFAKAEFMQVLPFTNQQHRSAGVLAVRTLLALPAFLYSLMTGLTLLQGGMGWLAALVLTVLAVMVAPSLMSWPVYKEERHPQE; this is translated from the coding sequence ATGGATCGATCCTATCATTTTAGCCATCCGGGCGCTCTCTTTTGGCGAAGGGTAACCGCTCATTGGAAGAATCAACGCGATAATCTGGCAACCGTGGTCGACTGGATCGTGATGCTGTACATCATTGTTCCGGGTCTGCTGCTGGGAGGCGGGCTCTACCGCGAGTTATGGACGAGCCCGCTTCCCGGATGGGCACAGTTCTTCCCGCTGCAGGCGGTGGTAGGCATCCTGCTCTTTATGTTCTCCGGTAGAGTGCTGCTGTTCCTGGAAGAGGCTGACGTGTTGTTTCTTCGGCAGCAGGGGGGATGGATGAAGGGCTTAATGATCAGAGGCATGGTATACAGCCATACGGTCTCAGCAATCAAGGGATTGGTCGTTACAGTGCTTGTGCTGCCAATCCTGGTCAGGGAACATGGGATAACCGGTATTGTTCTGGTGACCTTGCTGATGATTACAGTTGTATGCGCCTGGTGCGCGAATCTATTAACCGCTATGATTCGTTCCAGCTATAAAGGCTGGCGGAAACATGTGCTGACTTATATCGTACGCTGGCTCTCATTCGGACTGCTGGCACTGCTTGTTACATTTTGGCTTGAGTCCTACGTTGTACTGTGGGCAGCTTCCTTGATTCTGCTCTTGGTGCTGTTTCTTCTTAGCCGCAAGCGTCTTGCCATGCAAGGGACCTTCATCGCAGATGCGCGTGAGGATGCGAAGACAAGGATCCAGTTGACGGAGAAGCTGCTCATTCAAGCTGTCGGTAAACCTCCCAGCGTACGAAGTAAAACCTGGTTTATGCGCAAGTCCGGCCGGTTGTTCAAAGGTACGGCGGAGAAGAGGCTTGCCGATGCGGGGTTAAAGGCGATTTTGCGCCACTCTGAGAGCTTATTATTATATATTCAGATTACGCTGGTCGGCATCCTGGCCGTCTGGCTGCCGCCGACGATCATCAAAATCATCGTATATCTTGCTCTGGTATTGATGATGTCATATTGGCTGAATACAAGGTGGGCATTGTTCGCCAAAGCCGAATTTATGCAGGTGCTCCCGTTTACGAATCAGCAGCATCGTTCGGCTGGTGTTCTCGCGGTCCGAACCTTACTCGCTCTTCCCGCCTTTCTTTATTCGCTCATGACAGGGCTAACGCTTTTACAAGGGGGAATGGGATGGCTCGCCGCGCTTGTATTGACTGTGCTGGCTGTCATGGTCGCGCCCTCGCTCATGTCCTGGCCGGTCTACAAGGAGGAGAGACACCCGCAAGAATAA
- a CDS encoding NAD(P)/FAD-dependent oxidoreductase, translated as MLDYDIIVVGGGPSGLMSCVAAGERGASVLLIDKGDKLGRKLGISGGGRCNVTNAKEQDELIANIPGNGRFLYSAFQHWNNKDIMSFFEGLGIRLKEEDNGRMFPVTDKASSVVNALIGKVKELGTGIRTNSPVKSVLYANGRTAGVELKSGEVIKSSCVIIATGGQSVPQTGSTGDGYPWAEAAGHTITELYPTEVPIVSTEPFIASKELQGLSLRDVELSVWNPKGKKVIAHRGDMLFTHFGVSGPIALRCSQFIRQVQRKFDIVNVDMGIDMFPDRSQAELEAELKWRLEDEPRKSIKNVLKGMLPERMIPLLLSKSSIDSDMICSGISKTALTTFASILKKFTFRASGTRSLKEAFVTGGGVSLKEVQPKSMESKLMPGLFFCGEILDIHGYTGGYNITAAFATGYTAGKHAAEVAVINK; from the coding sequence ATGCTTGATTATGATATTATTGTCGTCGGCGGCGGACCTTCCGGATTGATGTCCTGCGTTGCTGCAGGGGAAAGAGGAGCTTCCGTTCTGCTAATCGACAAAGGAGATAAACTGGGCCGTAAACTTGGCATATCGGGCGGCGGAAGATGCAATGTGACGAACGCCAAAGAACAGGATGAATTGATTGCCAACATCCCGGGAAACGGCCGTTTCTTATATAGTGCTTTTCAGCATTGGAACAACAAGGATATCATGTCTTTTTTTGAGGGGCTTGGCATTCGCCTCAAAGAAGAGGACAACGGGCGCATGTTTCCTGTGACGGATAAAGCCTCGAGCGTTGTGAATGCCTTGATTGGCAAAGTGAAGGAGCTTGGTACCGGTATCCGGACAAACAGTCCGGTGAAGAGCGTTCTCTATGCGAACGGCCGGACGGCCGGGGTCGAACTGAAATCCGGGGAAGTAATCAAGTCTTCCTGTGTGATTATTGCAACGGGTGGACAATCCGTGCCTCAAACCGGTTCCACGGGGGACGGCTATCCATGGGCTGAGGCGGCAGGACATACCATCACGGAGCTGTATCCAACTGAAGTGCCTATCGTCTCCACCGAGCCTTTTATTGCCTCTAAAGAGCTGCAGGGCTTGTCACTGCGGGATGTTGAGCTGTCCGTCTGGAATCCGAAAGGAAAAAAAGTGATTGCCCACCGGGGAGATATGCTGTTCACCCATTTCGGAGTGTCCGGTCCGATCGCGCTGCGCTGCAGTCAGTTCATCCGCCAGGTGCAGCGGAAGTTTGATATCGTGAATGTGGACATGGGCATCGATATGTTCCCCGACCGCTCCCAAGCGGAGCTTGAGGCCGAGCTCAAATGGCGACTGGAGGATGAGCCAAGAAAGAGCATCAAAAACGTGCTCAAGGGCATGCTGCCGGAACGAATGATCCCCCTGCTGCTATCCAAGTCGTCCATCGACAGCGACATGATCTGCAGCGGTATCTCCAAAACGGCGCTGACAACCTTTGCCTCCATTCTAAAAAAGTTCACGTTCCGCGCTTCGGGCACCCGTTCGCTGAAGGAGGCCTTCGTGACAGGCGGCGGCGTCAGCCTCAAGGAAGTCCAACCCAAAAGCATGGAATCCAAGCTGATGCCCGGGCTCTTCTTCTGTGGTGAAATTCTGGATATTCACGGATACACCGGCGGTTACAATATTACGGCCGCTTTTGCAACCGGTTATACGGCAGGCAAGCATGCAGCCGAAGTCGCAGTGATAAACAAATAA
- a CDS encoding ATP-binding protein: protein MLSLWKDILLQVLLSGTLIFHLPLLLDRHLKCLNKKNPDDLLRFRQHIVIACGISTVLCVLISAMNDYYVPIHLGVIPLFLGILYGSRRSGLCLAAIYITSYGLMNGWSTIGLILYMLVLGYSLLPWITSNFKKGSMTEKICWLWSALIPAMLIIVASHAIEGKVNQYALNPDTILITILYMLIGIFYSGMIVYWIELTCERLGAGQYDVKVKEWSSLTKMMEMIPLGMVAVDRSGNIIAFNQPLIRSFRNVFPNLTTKDVIGRPLFDLLDGMIQKEHLRSRFQRAMDGIESTGEIMRSATRVYSTGIYPLIHNGNGDILGAVGVMEDITELERLRTEFMNVERLSLVGQMAASITHEIRNPMAVVRGFLQLMQEKSPDTLDHYYRIVMEELDRANGIISDFLSLAQNRVAEKEECHLHDIIHELNPLLWADANLRGQSIELKLGTEIPHLYLNTKEMKQLILNLCRNGMEAMDDKGTLTIETRMEGDRAQLYVADTGIGISENELERLFEPFFTTKSKGTGLGLALCMSIVQRHHGTIDVKSKLGEGTVFIISFPLHSYPQGLPESQSAAAFE, encoded by the coding sequence GTGCTGAGCCTATGGAAAGATATTTTGCTGCAAGTTTTGCTGTCTGGTACACTCATCTTTCATCTGCCGCTTCTCCTCGACAGACATCTAAAGTGCCTGAACAAGAAGAATCCGGATGATCTGCTTCGCTTTCGCCAACATATTGTCATTGCATGCGGAATCAGTACTGTATTATGCGTCTTGATCTCGGCTATGAACGATTATTACGTTCCGATCCATCTTGGCGTAATCCCGTTATTTTTAGGCATATTATATGGAAGTCGGCGTTCAGGTCTATGTCTTGCAGCTATATATATCACAAGCTATGGGCTGATGAACGGCTGGTCCACGATCGGCCTCATTCTGTATATGCTGGTTCTAGGGTACTCGCTATTACCCTGGATTACCTCCAATTTCAAGAAAGGCTCCATGACCGAAAAGATTTGTTGGCTGTGGAGCGCGCTTATTCCGGCTATGCTGATTATTGTAGCCTCCCACGCGATTGAAGGAAAGGTTAACCAGTATGCTCTGAATCCGGATACGATTCTGATAACCATTCTGTATATGCTGATCGGTATTTTTTATTCTGGAATGATTGTGTACTGGATCGAATTAACATGTGAGCGCCTAGGCGCAGGTCAATACGATGTGAAGGTCAAAGAGTGGTCATCTTTAACAAAAATGATGGAGATGATTCCTTTAGGAATGGTTGCGGTGGATCGAAGCGGCAATATCATTGCCTTTAATCAACCGCTTATCCGCAGCTTTCGAAACGTCTTTCCTAATCTGACGACCAAGGATGTCATCGGCAGACCATTATTTGACTTATTGGACGGCATGATTCAAAAGGAGCATCTGCGCAGCCGGTTTCAGAGAGCTATGGATGGAATCGAAAGCACCGGCGAGATTATGCGAAGCGCTACCCGGGTGTATTCCACCGGCATCTATCCACTTATACATAATGGGAACGGAGACATCTTGGGTGCGGTAGGAGTTATGGAAGACATTACGGAGCTGGAGAGGCTTCGCACGGAATTTATGAATGTAGAGCGTTTAAGCTTGGTTGGCCAAATGGCGGCAAGTATTACCCATGAGATTCGCAATCCGATGGCTGTCGTGCGCGGATTTTTGCAGCTGATGCAGGAGAAGAGTCCTGATACGCTGGACCATTATTACCGGATCGTCATGGAGGAGCTTGATCGGGCCAACGGTATCATCAGCGATTTTTTATCCCTCGCCCAAAACCGGGTGGCAGAAAAAGAAGAGTGTCACCTTCATGACATTATCCATGAGCTCAATCCGCTCTTGTGGGCCGACGCGAATTTGCGCGGACAGAGCATTGAGCTGAAACTCGGAACCGAAATTCCCCATCTGTACCTGAATACCAAGGAAATGAAACAGCTGATTCTGAATTTATGCCGAAACGGGATGGAGGCTATGGACGATAAGGGAACGTTGACAATTGAAACTCGGATGGAAGGAGATCGGGCGCAGCTGTACGTTGCGGATACCGGAATCGGCATCTCGGAGAATGAGCTGGAGCGCTTGTTTGAACCATTCTTTACGACGAAGAGCAAGGGAACGGGGCTTGGACTCGCCCTGTGCATGAGCATTGTACAGCGTCATCATGGAACCATTGATGTGAAGTCGAAGCTTGGCGAGGGAACGGTTTTCATTATTTCTTTTCCTCTTCACTCGTACCCGCAAGGTTTGCCGGAATCCCAGAGCGCTGCCGCTTTCGAATAA